CGTTGACGACGCGGTATGCCAGCGCATCGCCTGGCTCCTCGCCCCCGAGGGCTAATTCGGCTTCAATTGCATTCCAGGCACCTCTTGCATTGCCACTGAGTTGATACCTCATCTGAGCAAACGCGTTTTCGGCTGCTGTTCGTCTTGCTGCTTGTCTTTGCAATTCTGCAAGGCGCAATGCCTCAATCCTCTGTCGCTCAGCGGCGCGTTGCGCTTCAAGCTGTCTCTGTTCTTCACGCATGTCATCCAGGTTAGACTGCCCGAGACGATCTGCGCCCGTGTCTGGCCCCAGTGAAAATCCGTTTAGCATCCTTTGTGCTGTTTCTTGCAAGGACATATTGGTATTGTTGCCTCTGGCCTTTGCGGATATCGCTGTGAGAGACGGGTTGTTTAAAAGCCTGGTTTTTCTTTTATTTTTAAGCGCGTTTTGAGCAACAGAGTTAATAATCACGCTGTTTTGTTTCATTACATGTTTATACATGTCTCTAATCCTGTTTAAAGTAGATACAAGTGATTGTTGTGACTGCCTGTGAGCTATCTAGTCAGCTCATATTTTGTCAGCCCTCGTTTTCTAACACTTTGATACCAGCCGGTTTCATGTTGAACTGCGGTGTCAGGCCTGGCTGTGGTTAATTCAGGGGTAGATAAAGCGCTACCATGTAAGTTGATTTCGTGTCTGTTTGGTGTTTTTTACTGTAGGCAAAAGGTAAGAACCGGGCTTGGTATTAGTTCGGGCTTCTTTGGTATATTTTATTGTGGTTTATATAGACGGGTATGCTGATATAGGAATGCACTAAAGTCTGCTTATATAGATTTTTTATTCGATTAATTGAGATAGTGGTTGTAGCGCTGCAATTCCGTTGTAATAGTTTCATTTATTCCTTGATTGTAACCTTCAGGCTATGGTTTTTATGGCAACTTAATGACCAGAAACCAGTTAGTAACCTTATTAATTATTCAGAAGGAATACGAGCATGGCAGATTTCGCAACTTACGGTTGGATCAAGAATTCAACTAACTCCACCATAGTTATTACTGGTACTCACGCTGTTCACGGCACATGGTCACAGCAACCGACCCCAACCAAAATTAAACCTGGGGAAACATCACAATTTACGCAAAAAGATCCTACCGGTGCAGCTTATGGCTCTGAGGGGACGATAAGTATGTTAGTGGTTGATGAAAGTGCTACCACTATCGGTCTGAAATTCCAATGTGGATATGCGCAAGATAATTACGCCAAGTCTTCTGTGGATGGTTCCGGCATTAAGGTCCGGATCAAAGCTGGCTCTGGTGATGATGGCCAAAGTGAAATGCTTGCGGCTTCATGGGATGAAGGAGTGCCTGGCAAAGGTCATCCGTTGTACGTTACCTGGGAAGTTTTAGAAGCTTGACTTAATTAGTTACAGTGAAATAAACAGGGCGAATATGTATGTTACATCTCAACTGCCATTTCTCGACTGGCAAATTTCGCCCTTTTTCCTATCAACCCAAATAGGTCTGATATGTCTAATCAATTTAATGTGTTGTCGATGAATACTCATCTGTTTGTAGATAGTTCACCTGGATTTTTCGACACTAGTCTAATCTATTTAGATAAGCAGCGAGCTGAGAAAATTATTGAGTTAAGCAACGGTAATTTCAATGTCATTGGTTTGACCGAGGTGTGGGGTGACAAAATGCGGCGCCAAATGGCGACGGCTTTTGACGGGTACAATACGTTTATTCCTCAGGCTGACTCAAAAACAGCCTTTGTTGCAGGCAGCCCGGGCATGACGTTAAGCGTGAAAGGTCAATGGGCAGGCGGCTATCAACCGAGCTTTGTATTTTATCAAGATATGGTTGGTGCCGACAAGCTCGCGTTTAAAGGTGTTTCCACAGCAATCACCCGAGTTAATGGACAAGTGCTTGGTTTGGTACAAACTCATGCACAAGCTAGTTATACTGAAACTGAAAAAAGGGATACCAAAGCCAGAGATCGTCAATTTAGACAAACATTATTCCCAGCTATCGTGCATCTACAAAACTTGCTTGAAAGCCTGTCAATCAAGGCTCCAATTATACTATTGGGTGATTTAAATGTGGTTGCCGATACGAATGAATATAAGTGGTTTTTGAACGAACTTGAGCAGCTTGGTTTTTATGATTGCTGGACTAAAGTGAATGGCAGCCAACCGGGGTACACTTATGAACCCAGAAAAAACGCTTTGGTTAAACGTTGGGACAAAACCCAAGTAGCCCCCCAGCGGCTTGATTACATTTTTTTAAATCCTAATAACAGCGGTTATCGTTGTACTCAAATGTCAGTACTTTCGCAGTGGAAACTCACCACAGCGACTTCTGACTCAGATTTGTCAGATCATTATCCGGTCAGTGCATGTTTTGAAAAAGCCCCGGCTTAAGAAGCTTTGAAGAGTCAGAGGCTTCGGGGCCAGGCTCTTATCCAGGCGAGTAATCTTGAGCGTTTATACTATTGGAGTGGAAATTGCGCACGGCGTGCATAGCAATAAGCGAGTACGATATTCGCATACTTCTCTCCTTCAAACTCACCGGTATAAATTGCTGTATCCAGCTCTTCCTGAGTAAGATCTTCAGCAGCGACAACAATCACTTTTCTTCTTTTTAGCGCTTTAACTATTGCCATGTCTTCTTTGTAGAAATCTATTTCCTTTAACTCTTTGTTGGATGCTGCTGAGATACCCTGTTTGTCACCATGAGTGCCACTAATTATTAACGTCCACTCCTTATCACTGATAGTATTTAATAATTTTACAGTGCCTGCTTGAGTTGTCGGTTGTGTCGCCGAATACACCATATGATCACCGTAAAGAATACCTGTATAGTTGTTATCGTTTCTACCACCGCATTGTATTGTTCCTGCTGGTAATACTGTATTATTTATACGGTTATTGTAGCGAGTGTTTACTTTAATGTTAGAAGAGCTAAACTTGCCATTTATATTGCCACGATAATGCTCTTTTGGTTTTGTTAATCGTTCATACATATTTAAATCCTTTCTGAATTTTCATTGTGTGCTGGATAAAAAGTAATACCTATCTTTTTCCCGTATATCTATCTTAATCTACCTTAGCCCCCCCAGTTTTAGCGCCATATTTCCCCAGTCTGTGGCCTGTTGCTCAAGCTTTGGATCGTCATTCACCGCCACACCATTGACCTCTGTGGTAGGCTGCACCATACCGAGTGCCTGCTGAGCAACATGGCCCAGTTCATGGGGCAGATGTTTCTCCTGACCGGGCGACAGATAGATATCACGTCCTTGTGCATATGCGTGAGCTTGAACCAGAGCCGGTTTGGGTGAGTTGTAGTGCACCCGCACATCAGCCAGATTCACACCAGTAAGTTTTTCCATGCCTCGTCTCAGACGTGGCGGTAGGGCACAGCTATGTGGACTTCTCAGATACTTGCCCGATGCAGGTATTTGACGAAGTTGCACTAAAGCAGGTCTTTGCAGGACCAAATGACGGTGTTTGGTCAAATATTGATAATGCGCCATAGTGTGTTGAACCATCTCAGTTACCTGCTTTTACTATAGGACGACAGAGGAGTAGGGGATTGGTATTAAGTCGGGTCTGATTGGTATTTACTATGGAGTATCATACAGAAAAATGGTTTTGAGCTAGTAAAAAGACCCGAACGGGTCGGGTACTTTGCTTGCCATTACTACATATTTTATTCTGTTGCAGCGACTGCCTGTGTGGCTTCTCGCTCTGCCTCTTCTGGTGTTACTGCAGAAGGAGGAGTGAAAGCTTGCTGGGCTACGCTCTGATCAGCGGCGATTACTGCGTTAGTCGCAACCTGCTCTGCTTGTTCAGGGGTTGAAGTGGTATAGCCTGTAGATTGTGCTGCTGTGTCGGCATCGGCCTGGGCAACAGCCTGCATGGCTTGTTGCTCAGCGTTTGATACTTCTTGTTCTGTCGTATTGGTCATGATGGTTTTTCCTTACTAATGGTAGAGTTATGCACTTTGGAGTGCGTCAAATGGCCCTTCAACCCAGACCTGATTATGGGTAAACAGGTTAAGTAACTCCATGGGTCTGGAACTGGCGAGCTCGGAAAAAGAGGTTTCCCAGATATTTCGATGGGAGCGTACCTTAATCAGTTTGTGCTTGTCTTGTTGCCAGTCAAGTGGCAGGAAGACGCACTTTTCCTTGGCTTTTTGTCCATATAGTTTGTCTTTAGCAGACAGAAATACCAGGTTACGTCGTTGGGTTTGCGCGAGCTGGGATTCTTCAACACAATAGCGTAATGACGCTCTAAACCAGTTAGGAAAGGCGTCGCCTGCGGCTGTACTACTTTGATGAGTGATTGATTTTGTTTTGTTTTCACCAGCTGTCAGTGTGCTGGTTTGATGATGCCAGGTGTGCAGGGCATCTATGCTCATACTTTTATATTGCAAGATGGGCAATGTATCGATAAACACAGGTAAATCTTTGTGGTCACTGCGTTTAAATTGGGTATAGGCCCGGTGCAGTTGGCCAAGCGTCGCGAGCCGTGCAACGACCAATTCTGGCCGATTTAGCCCAAGCATCTCAATGCTGGTATAGCCCTTACTGAGCTGTGCGACTTTTTCCTGACCTAAAGACTGAAACCACTCAGCAAAGCCCGGTAATTGCGATAAGTCAGAGGTGTGCTGCAAAATTTCAGGGTGAGACCAGATCTTTTTTTCAGCCTCAGCAAAGCTCATCGCACCTGTATCCATCAGATAGGCACAGAGTAAATCGAAGGGGTAGGCGCGAGCTGTAACGGGGTCGAAGCGAATGTAGTGTCTGGGCTCATCCGTATAAGGGTTGACGAGCAGTGGTTGCTCCTGGTCAATGCTCACTGCAGGGAGGCGTTGGCCAATCAGTGGAAATTGGCCACCTTTGTATTTGTCATTGCAAGCATCGCAGACATAGATCAGGTTTTCCTGTTGATAGGCCAGCAGGTAGTAGGGCGAGCATGTGACAACCCGAGCTTGTTGTGGGGGGGCGTTTTTTTCCAGTAGTTCAACAGGCCTGATATGGCCGATTTTGCCGGCATTGGTTGCCGACAAGTAGCTCTCACAGTAGCCACAGCACCCCTGGTTTAAATGCTGAAAATGTGACTTGAGGTGCTCTGCTGAGAACAACGCCGTATCAAATGCGCCATAATTAAATCCGGTCTGAATCGTATCACTGGGTTGGTCACCCGCTCTAAGCGTGATTAACACCAGGTTGTCTACTAAGTCAGGGGCGTAACCTTCTTCAATGAGTTGCTGGCGGTCCTCTGTCGTCAGGGTATGGTACATAGGTGCATCAACCAGGCGAGTGATTAGCTCTTTCATTTGCCGGGTTGCGGCAGCGGTTTTGACTTTCTCATCAGGTAACAAGGCCACGGGTTTAAAGTTGATTTTGATCATCGCATGCTATTCCTGTTGCGAAGGGCTATTCGCCCCCGGACTCAGCGGCTGGTTGTGCTACCTCATGCTCAAAGGCTTGGTTTTGCTGCATTAATTGTTGTTCCATGTTTTTCAGGGTTGCTTCCATGGCTTGTTGTGCGGCTTCTGCACTTTTTTTTGCGGCCAGCTCCTGCTCAGTAAAGACCTGTTTCATATGTGCATTTTGCGCCTCCAGGTGTTCAGCTTGCTGTTGTAACTGCGATTGTATCTGGTCGTCCTGATATGTATTTACAGTGCCCTCAGCCAGATTTTGGTCTTCGCTCTCAGCAGTGTGTGTATGTGAAGCCGTGTTTTCGAGCGCCTGGCTAATCAGGGACAGGTGTTGACGCGATTGATCAACAAGCTGTGATGATTGTTGCAATGACTGATCTATTGTTTGTCTGGCACTGGCCAGCATGGTATCTATGTCTGATAAAATGGTGTTTAGTTGCGTTGGCATCACTGCCTGAGACAGCTGTTGAAATGCGGCTTTCTTTGGTTGCGTCGAGTTCATGGTAGTTCCTTTAATTAAGCAGCCACTGGCCAATGGTTAAACAGGCTTAAACACCCCTGACTATCCACATTGAGTACGGCTTCACTGTGGTGCAGGTTAAACAGGTAATGCCGACATTCCCCTGCCTGACAGACATAGCTGTCATTGGCAAGCGTATTTATCAATGCACTTTGCAATGCCGTGAGGTAGTCGTTTGCTGCCTGTACTACATCGGCTTTATCCAGGTCAATATTGAGCACAATGTTGAGTAAACCAGCGCTAAAACTGCTAAACCCAAGGTTTTTACCGCCTTCATGCCATTGCTTGATTGCATTGTGTAAATCTATGGCTTGCAGTTCATACGTGACAACCGGTGAATCCAGGTTATTGATAACAACCGGGGCGAGCATTGCGACCAGATCATCAGGGGAGCCTGTATGCCCATGTCGACTGTTTTTCCAGGCAAGGTAGATACAAAAGTAGTGGGCAAACTCGCTGAGGTTCTGCGCTTGTTTGGTTGCCCATTGACAGGCTGGGATCACGAGCTGATTAGACAATTCGTAGGTTTCTTCGCTAAAACATATTACGCTGTACAGTGTTAGCTGATCTTTAAAAGAGGCACCCCAGCCAAGCGCGTGGTAATTCAGGTTGTAGCGTCGGTAAAATAACGCAATCTTGTTTAGATTAGCGCTGTCTACTAAACGATATTTGGATAGGATCCCCGTCAATCTTGCTTTGTCTGTATCTGACTCATGACTACTGAATACAGCTAAATCCCTCAGGTCATTGGTGCTTAGTTCGTGCAACTTTTTAACATCTACAGACAAGGGGATTTTATCCAGATATATCAAAGTTGAATTCATCAGCCCCAGATAGAGCTGCTCAACAAACTGTGCCTCAGAAGAAAATGACAGGGTATCACTTTGCTGAATTAATGCGTTGACGCTTTGCTCTCCCTGACTGAGAAATTGGATCAGTGTCTGAATCTTGTCCGAAAACTGTTCTAATTGCTCGATCTCTTTATTATTTACTATGATCGTCATAATTGCCTCTTTAGCCGACACTGTACTGTCGGCGTCTATCTAGCTACCGCCACTTGGAAACTTTTCCAGCAAATCGCTTGCTGAGCTACCTACTTCGCCAAAGTTTTTGGTGCCATTTTCAACCATTTTATTTGCGGCTTCAATAATGCCAGTGAACTCTTGTACATTCCCGGTCGCGAGCATCTGGGAAATGGCTACACCCATAGCCGTAGTTGCCATTGTATTGATATTCCTTAGATTATCTGTGGCGTCCTGGATAGCTATGGCCGTCGATTGTGAGACCGACTGATAGGCTTTCCCGGCACCCGAGAGCTTGTTTAGCTCACCGCTCAGACTGGCATTCTTAATTATATCCAGTGATGCCTGTGTCGATGGCCCGACATTGGTTAACTCGTTCATATGCTGTGCCTCTTTGGGTTAATCTTGTGCTGTTAGTGCCCCTAAGATTGTGAATTATCTTTCGCATCTGTGTGCTGTTTAAGCAGCTCCTGAACGAGTGCTTCTATTTGACTCAGATCCGCCTTTTCATCGGGCGCCGGTTTTTTCTCGGGCATGGGTGGTGATTGTTGCAGCATTTTTGCGCAACTGGCCGCCACTGCTGCTGAGGCAGATGTTTGCGCATTTTGCTGCGTTGAAATGGCGTTGAACATCGACATACCTATGGTTTCGGTTGCGGCGACATTAAGCATACCCATTGACTGCACAGGGGCAGAGCCCATCATCAGGGTATTTACTTGGTTTACCGAGTCGGTAATTTGGTCATTGACTGTACTCATAAAGACTTTCCTCGTTATCCTGGTTTAATTGCAGCAGTGCCCACAGCTATCATGAGTGCACAGCATTGCGCGACAGCCGCGCTGGATGTAACCTGGCTTCTTGCTTCGTTTTGAACTGCATTTTCCATCAGCAACGAAATTGAATGGCCCATTGAAGTAGACGCCGCCGCCAGCGAAAAGGCTTGTGCATTAAAGGTATTTAGCACTATATTTTCTCCTTATATGTAGCGGGTGTGAACCAGACGAAAGAGGTACTGATAGCCAGTATCAGTACCCTGAGCGACTTAACGGAATACGCGTGAAATGCCTTCCGCCGTCGTCGCTGTGTTAAGGCCCAGCAAGGTATCTACGCCTTGCACAAGCGCAGCCTGAGCAGTTACGCTGTTGTTTTGCTGGCCAGATGTCGCATTGTGTGCAGCATTTGATAACGCCTGGCTGGTTGCAATCATAAAGTTACCTGTGGCGACAGCAGGTGCGTCTCCCAGTACTTTAGTGTTCACTTGTGAGACTGAATCGGTAATTTGACTGTTTACAGCGGTTGGAAATGCCATAACTATTTTCCTTTTAGAGTTTTATATAATGGGCAATACAGCCCGGTTGTTGTTGACTGAGCCGACTTTGTTACGCAAAGATCTTGCTGGTGGCGACGCCAGTCGTTGCAGTGTCAATGGAGTAAAGAATATTCACACCCATTGTTGTTACCGCTTGCGCGGTAATATTTGCCTGTTGTTGTGCAGCGGTTGCGTTGTGTGCTGCATTAGCCAGCGCTTGCGAGGTTGCCTGGAACAAGTTGCCCATCGCAATGGATGGGGCATCGCCCAGCACCTGTACATTGGCTTGTGTAACAGAGTCTGTTATTTGACTGTTTACCGCGGTTGGAAAAGCCATAGTGTCGTCCTTATTAATGTTTACAAATTCAGCCTGTGTTCCGGCTGTCATAATCAGTGTAGGTGAACTGTTATCCGGTATTTACCCGTATGCCAACGTGTTTAATGGTTGTGAGCAAGCCCGGACATAGGATCTTAGTTACCTAAGCCAGCTACGGGTTGTCTTTGCGGTTGCAAAATACGTTTGGTGGCGCTTCCGGTTACTGCTGTATCGATAGAGTAAAGCGTTGTCACGCCCATCGTAGTTGCTGCCTGGGCTGTCATTGCTGCTTGTTGCTGCGCAGAAGTTGCGTTGTGCGCTGCGTTGGCTAAT
The window above is part of the Pseudoalteromonas rubra genome. Proteins encoded here:
- a CDS encoding endonuclease/exonuclease/phosphatase family protein, which codes for MSNQFNVLSMNTHLFVDSSPGFFDTSLIYLDKQRAEKIIELSNGNFNVIGLTEVWGDKMRRQMATAFDGYNTFIPQADSKTAFVAGSPGMTLSVKGQWAGGYQPSFVFYQDMVGADKLAFKGVSTAITRVNGQVLGLVQTHAQASYTETEKRDTKARDRQFRQTLFPAIVHLQNLLESLSIKAPIILLGDLNVVADTNEYKWFLNELEQLGFYDCWTKVNGSQPGYTYEPRKNALVKRWDKTQVAPQRLDYIFLNPNNSGYRCTQMSVLSQWKLTTATSDSDLSDHYPVSACFEKAPA
- a CDS encoding DUF4157 domain-containing protein; this translates as MEKLTGVNLADVRVHYNSPKPALVQAHAYAQGRDIYLSPGQEKHLPHELGHVAQQALGMVQPTTEVNGVAVNDDPKLEQQATDWGNMALKLGGLR
- a CDS encoding RebB family R body protein, whose product is MSTVNDQITDSVNQVNTLMMGSAPVQSMGMLNVAATETIGMSMFNAISTQQNAQTSASAAVAASCAKMLQQSPPMPEKKPAPDEKADLSQIEALVQELLKQHTDAKDNSQS
- a CDS encoding RebB family R body protein, coding for MLNTFNAQAFSLAAASTSMGHSISLLMENAVQNEARSQVTSSAAVAQCCALMIAVGTAAIKPG
- a CDS encoding RebB family R body protein, with protein sequence MAFPTAVNSQITDSVSQVNTKVLGDAPAVATGNFMIATSQALSNAAHNATSGQQNNSVTAQAALVQGVDTLLGLNTATTAEGISRVFR
- a CDS encoding RebB family R body protein, which produces MAFPTAVNSQITDSVTQANVQVLGDAPSIAMGNLFQATSQALANAAHNATAAQQQANITAQAVTTMGVNILYSIDTATTGVATSKIFA
- a CDS encoding RebB family R body protein produces the protein MAFPTAVNDQITDSVTQANVKVLGDAPAMSMGNLFQATSQALANAAHNATSAQQQAAMTAQAATTMGVTTLYSIDTAVTGSATKRILQPQRQPVAGLGN